The DNA window GCCCGTTGCCCACCGCGATCTGGTAGGTGTCGACTTCGATCGACAGTCCCTTCTCCAAAATTCGCGCCTTGAAGTGCCCGGCTTTGGCGAGCACCTTGAGTGCGGCCAACGCATAACCGAGACGGCCGAAGCGCTTCTTGAGCATCGGGTCGAGGTCTTGGGCGAGATCGCTGCTGAGCCCGATGCTCGCCACGTTGAAGAAGGCATGCCCATTCACGGTGCCCATATCCACCAGGCGCGTAGCGCCGCGGGCGATGACGTCGGCCGCCCCCGTCAGTTCCATCGGAATGTCGAGGGTCCGCGCAAGGTCGTTCGCCGTACCGAGCGGGATGATGCCCATCGGCAAGCCGCTTTCCATCACCGCCATGGCCGCCGAGGAAACGGAGCCGTCACCACCGCCCACGACGATCAGATCCGCCCGGTCGCGCAGGCGCACGATGTCGCGGGCGATCTCGGGAAGCGCCTCGAAGGGTTCGAGCGTAACCGAAAGGCCCGCCCGTTCCAGCCTGCCTATGACGGGATCGATCGCCTCCTGACCGCGGCGCGACTTGGTGTTGATCAGAAGGAGGGCGCGTCTTCTCTCGGTCTTGTCCATTTATCCCCGGCATCAACATTGCAGCGCAGCGCAAATAGGGTGCCGTG is part of the Chelativorans sp. AA-79 genome and encodes:
- a CDS encoding lipid kinase → MDKTERRRALLLINTKSRRGQEAIDPVIGRLERAGLSVTLEPFEALPEIARDIVRLRDRADLIVVGGGDGSVSSAAMAVMESGLPMGIIPLGTANDLARTLDIPMELTGAADVIARGATRLVDMGTVNGHAFFNVASIGLSSDLAQDLDPMLKKRFGRLGYALAALKVLAKAGHFKARILEKGLSIEVDTYQIAVGNGRHYGGGNVVQENAEIDDGHLDLYSLEMKNLWKLALMLRSFRSGKHGAWNEVRTAKCVEFDIETAEPMPVNADGEIVTSTPAHFKVHPKAISVFAPEE